The genomic region AAGACGTGGCGGTGCCCACCGACAGCCTGCTGCCCCAGCTGGTGCTGCCGGCCCAGAGCCACGCCCTGCTGCTGAGCGACGTGGGCCACCTCGGCTTCTTTGAGGAGCCCGAGCTGACGCGCCGCGCCGTGCTGGATTTTGCGGGCGGCGTGTTCAGCTAGCCGAAAAGCCGGGCTATTTTGCCGGGCCGGGCGGCGCTGGTCCGGCACGTCGTGGCAGCCTGTATCTTTGCGGCCGCCAATAACCTCTGGCCTCCTTGGTAGTTACTGACCGATGCGGCCGTGGCCAGGGCGGGTTTCTCAACCCCGGAAGCGCCAAAATCGTACTCAACGCCCCACCCGTGGCGAAAGAATTCACCACATATTCCCCTCTGACGCATGACCAAGATCAAAGTAGCAAACCCGGTAGTAGAGCTGGATGGCGACGAAATGACGCGCATCATCTGGAAGTTCATCAAGGATAAGCTGATTACGCCGTACCTGGAGCTGGACATCAAATACTACGACCTGGGTATTGAGTACCGCGACGAAACCAACGACCAGGTAACCATCGACGCCGCTAACGCCATCAAGCAGTACGGCGTGGGCATCAAGTGCGCCACCATCACCCCCGACGAGGAGCGCGTGGTCGAATTCGGCCTGAAGCAGATGTGGAAGTCGCCGAACGGCACCATCCGCAACATCCTCGACGGTACCGTGTTCCGCGAGCCGATTGTGATGAACAACGTGCCCCGCCTCGTGCCCAACTGGACGGCCCCCATTTGCATCGGCCGCCACGCCTTCGGCGACCAGTACCGCGCCACCGACTTCGTGACCAAAGGCAAAGGCAAGCTCACCGTGACCTTCCAGCCCGAGGACGGCGGCGAGGCGCAGTCGTTTGAGGTGTACAACTTCAAAGGCGACGGCGTGGCTCTGGCCATGTACAACACCGACGAAAGCATCCGCGGCTTCGCCCACGCCTGCTTCAACCAGGCCCTGAGCAAAGGCTGGCCGCTGTACCTGAGCACCAAGAACACCATCCTGAAGAAGTACGATGGTCGTTTCAAGGACATCTTCCAGGAGATTTACGAAGCTGATTACCTGGCCAAGTTCAAGGAAGCAGGCATCACCTACGAGCACCGTCTGATCGACGACATGGTGGCCTCGGCGCTGAAGTGGAACGGCAACTTCGTGTGGGCCTGCAAAAACTACGACGGCGACGTGCAGTCCGACACCGTGGCCCAGGGCTTCGGCTCGCTCGGCCTGATGACCTCCGTGCTGGTAACGCCCGACGGCGGCACGATGGAAGCGGAAGCCGCCCACGGCACCGTGACGCGCCACTACCGCGACCATCAGAAAGGCAAGCCTACCAGCACCAACCCCATTGCCAGCATCTTCGCCTGGACGCGCGGCCTGGAGTTCCGCGGCAAGCTGGATAACAACCAGGAGCTGATTGACTTCTGCCACGCCCTGGAAGCCGTGTGCATCGAAACCGTGGAAAGCGGCAAGATGACCAAGGACCTCGCCGTCTGCATCCACGGCAACAAAGTGGAGCACGGCAAAGACTACCTCTACACCGAGGAGTTCCTGGCGGCTCTTGATGAAAACCTGAAAGCCAAACTGGCCAAGTAGGTCTATTCCAGCGCTAAGCTGATGGTATAAAAAAGCTCCTCTGGATAGCCAGAGGAGCTTTTTTGTGAGTAGAGGGGAAAGATATTGGGCGATTTACGTGATGCCAGAAATATCTAGGCCGTCAACAGGCCCATTTCCAGCATGGCCTCGGCAATCTGCACGGCGTTGGTGGCGGCGCCTTTGCGCAGGTTGTCGGCCACCACCCACAGGTTGAGGGTGCGGGGCTGGGTTTCGTCGCGGCGGAGGCGGCCGACGAGCACGGCGTCTTTACCGTGGGCGTCTTTGGGCATGGGGTACACGTTGTTCTTCACGTCGTCTACCAGCTCCACGCCGGCAGTGCGGCGCAGGATTTCGCGCACTTCGGCCAGGTCGAATTCCTCGGCAAATTCCACGTTTACGGCTTCGGAGTGGCCGCCCATCACGGGGATGCGCACGGTGGTGGCCGTCACGCGGATGGAGTCGTCGCCGAAGATTTTCTTGGTTTCGTTTACCATCTTCATTTCCTCCTTGGTGTAGCCGTTGTCCTCGAACACGTCGATGTGGGGCAGCACGTTCAGGTCGATGCGGTGGGGGTAGGCGGGGTTGGTGGGCGTCTGGCCGGCGCGCTCTTCCAGCAGCTGATCCACGGCCTGCTTGCCGGTGCCCGTCACGCTCTGGTAGGTGCTCACCACGATGCGCTGCACCTTGTAGCGCTGGTGCAGCTCGTTGAGGGCCACCACCATCTGAATGGTGGAGCAGTTGGGGTTGGCAATGATTTTATCGGCGGCGGTCAGCTCCTTGGCGTTGATTTCGGGCACCACCAGCTTTTTGGTTGGGTCCATGCGCCAGGCCGAGGAGTTGTCGATTACCACGGTACCGACTTCGGCGAAGCGGGGCGCCTCCTGCTTACTGATGGAGCCGCCAGCCGAGAAGATGGCCACGGCCGGGCGCGCCGCAATGGCATCGTCCATGCTCACCACCTTGTATTTCTTGCCCTGGAACTCGATTTCCTGGCCCACCGATCTGGCAGAGGCCACGGGCAGCAGTTCGGTGACCGGGAAGTTGCGCTCGGCCAGTACTTTCAGCATCTCGGTGCCCACCAGGCCGGTGGCACCTACTACGGCTACTTTCATGTGCATCAAGGATTAGGGCATAAAGGTAAAGCGGTTATCTTTCATGCCATAGTTCTCCCTATCAGGCCCCGCCTGCTTTCCCGACGTTATTGCCCGTGAAAAAACTGCTACTCCTGCTGCTGCTGAGTCCGTTCACGGCCGCGGCCCAGCTCACCGATTCCTTCGCCGACGGCGACTTCACCCAAAACCCCACCTGGACCGGCGACGCAGCCAGTTTTCAGGTAACCAACCAGCAGCTGCAAAGCAACGGCCCCGCCACCACCGGCACCCAGCTGCAGCTGGCCACGCCCTGCCAGGCTGCCACCGGCGGCACCACCTGGGAGTTCTGGGCCAACCTGCGCCTGGCGACCAGCAGCGGCAACTACGCCGACGTGTGGCTGGTGGCCGAGCAGGCTGACCTGAAAGCCAGCGGCAACCGCGGCTACTTCGTGCGCCTCGGCGGCACGCCCGACGAGGTGGCGCTGTTCCGCAAAGACGCCACCGGCAGCCCTGCTTACGTCATCAACGGTGCTGATGCTACGCTGGCCTCGGCCACCAACAACCTCGTGCGGGTGCGCGTCACGCGCTCCGTGGCCGATGTCTGGACGCTGGAGCGCGACCTGACGGGCGGCACGACGTTCGTGAGCGAAGGCACGGCCCCCGACGCCACCTACCAGCGTGGCGCCTGGTTCGGGCTGACGCTGACTTACTCGTCGGCCAACAACCGGGCGTTTTCCTTCGACGATTTCCGGGTGACGGACACGGCGGCGCCCCGCGCCATCAGCGCTGGCGCCACCGGCCCGCAGCAGCTCGACGTGACGTTCAACGAGCCGGTAGCGGCCGCCCAGAGCGCCGCCAGTTACCGCCTCACCGCCGCCGGTGTGCCCGCCGTCACGGCCGCCCAGCGCGACGCCACCGACCCCGCCATCGTACACCTGACGCTGGCCGGCCCGCTGCCGCTGGGCAGCAGTACCGTGGAAGCCCGCAACGTGCCCGACCTCTACGGCAACACCGCCGCCGGCCCGCTCACGGCCACGTTCAGCTACAGCGG from Hymenobacter canadensis harbors:
- a CDS encoding isocitrate dehydrogenase (NADP(+)) — translated: MTKIKVANPVVELDGDEMTRIIWKFIKDKLITPYLELDIKYYDLGIEYRDETNDQVTIDAANAIKQYGVGIKCATITPDEERVVEFGLKQMWKSPNGTIRNILDGTVFREPIVMNNVPRLVPNWTAPICIGRHAFGDQYRATDFVTKGKGKLTVTFQPEDGGEAQSFEVYNFKGDGVALAMYNTDESIRGFAHACFNQALSKGWPLYLSTKNTILKKYDGRFKDIFQEIYEADYLAKFKEAGITYEHRLIDDMVASALKWNGNFVWACKNYDGDVQSDTVAQGFGSLGLMTSVLVTPDGGTMEAEAAHGTVTRHYRDHQKGKPTSTNPIASIFAWTRGLEFRGKLDNNQELIDFCHALEAVCIETVESGKMTKDLAVCIHGNKVEHGKDYLYTEEFLAALDENLKAKLAK
- a CDS encoding aspartate-semialdehyde dehydrogenase, which translates into the protein MKVAVVGATGLVGTEMLKVLAERNFPVTELLPVASARSVGQEIEFQGKKYKVVSMDDAIAARPAVAIFSAGGSISKQEAPRFAEVGTVVIDNSSAWRMDPTKKLVVPEINAKELTAADKIIANPNCSTIQMVVALNELHQRYKVQRIVVSTYQSVTGTGKQAVDQLLEERAGQTPTNPAYPHRIDLNVLPHIDVFEDNGYTKEEMKMVNETKKIFGDDSIRVTATTVRIPVMGGHSEAVNVEFAEEFDLAEVREILRRTAGVELVDDVKNNVYPMPKDAHGKDAVLVGRLRRDETQPRTLNLWVVADNLRKGAATNAVQIAEAMLEMGLLTA